The genome window TGCCAAGTTATTAAGAGAAAAAAAGAAAAATTGTGAATATTCTGATGAAACTATAAAAGATTTTCCAAATTTAATAGAAGTAAAGTATGGAGGTACAAAACCTCAAAATATTTCTTATTTAAATAGTATAAGAAATGGAAAAGTATTTCTACTCTGTAATAAACCTCCAGTGTGGAATAAAAATAAGTCAATTAAAATTGTAACAATAAATAATATTTGGAAAGATTTTGAAAGTATTGTGTATAGGAAAATTAAAAATTTTAAATTCTTTCTCCATAATGAAAAAGCAAATAATTTTGAAAATCGAGATTTAAGAGCAAACTATTTAAGTGAAATTGTAGAATCACTCGTTTTTTATCTTGTTTCATTAAAGAAAGATATTAAGAAATATAAATTAGATGATAGTATTATTAATTCTTATTTTGATGTGTATTTTAAACAAAATAAACTTAAATATTCAGAATTTGATAATGAAAATTTTATAGAAAAAATTGCGAATGAATTTACTTTTTTATTAATAAAAGCAATTAAATCAGATTCTTTAAACTTTAGCGATGATGAATATCAGCACATCAATAAATTAGTAAAAAATGAAATGAAATGGCTTCTTGATGCAGGTGAATTATGAAAAACATCATTGTCTTAGAAAATATTAAAGTAGAAAATGCTAATGCAATCTTTGGTTTGACTTATGGTTTTCCGGGAATTTCAAATTTTTTAGGATTCACTCATGCTTTATCTAGAAAATTAAATAGTAAATTTTGTTTATCTTTTGGGGGCTGTGCCATTGTTTCTCATGAGTATGAAATTAAATTAAAATATTACAAAAAATTTAAAGAACCCGTTTTTACACTAACTAAAAACCCATTGCTGCAAGATGCTAGCACTGCCCCATTTAATGAAGAAGGAAAAATGCATTTAACTGTTTCGTTAATAATTGAGTGTAATTTTTCTATTTCAGAAATTCCTTTTGATACAGGTTCTGCTAAAAATGACAAACAGGAATTTGAAAATTATATTTTGCATGAAGCAGTAAAAATGAAATTAGCTGGTGGGAATATTTTAAGTATAGAAAATGTTAGTTTTTATGAAATTCCAGAAGCAGAATTTGAGAGAAAAAATTTAATAAAAAAAATATGTTACTCTTTGATACCTGGATTTTTCATAATAAATAGAGTTAACTATTTAAAAGAGTATCATGAAAATAAATTAACAGAAAATCCAAAACAAGAAATATTAGATTCATGGTTAGATTTTTATGCGATACAATTTCAAGCAAATAAAATTCTAAATAATAACTCTGAAGAAATAATAAATTGGGAAAAGAAAGATAAACCATATTCTGGATATTTAGTTCCTTTAGCAGTTGGTTATCAGCCAATTACTAAGATTTTTAAAAATTGTGAAGTTAAAAATGGTAGAGATTCAAATTCTGATTTTTGCTTTGTTGAACCTGTTTACAGCATAGGAGAATGGAAAAGTCCACATAAAATAGATAATTTATCTGATGTTTTTTGGTCCTACAATTTTGTTAATAATTTTTATTCATTTTTTTATAAGGGAATGTAACTATGTCAAAAAAAGAAATTAAAACTGCATCAGTACTTGCTTTTGAAAGAAAGCTCTCAAATTCCGATGCTATTATGTCTGCAGGAAAATGGCAAAATATTGAAAACTCCAGTCTTTGGGAGCCAATTCAAATTCAAGAAAAATCTGTTAGAGGAACAATCTCTAATAGATTATCTTCTAAAAATGAAGAAGACCCTTTAAAATTAAATGCAAGTATACAAAATGCAAACTTACAAAGAGTCGACTACGCATGTTTGCCATTTAATACTGATACTTTAAAAATTGAATTTACAGTTAGAATATTAAATAATGTATATGTTCCTACAACTTGTAACAATCCTAGTTATCAAGAAGTTTTTACAGAAAAAATTCAAGAATATATTAAAGAATACAGTTTTAAAGAATTGTCTTTACGATATGCCGAAAATATTGCTAATGGAAGATTTTTGTGGAGAAATAGATTAGGGGCAGATAATATCAATATTCGTGTGACTCAAGTCTCTATTAAAAATGAAAATTCAAAAGTTTGGAACTTTAATGCTTATGACTATAATTTAAAAAACTTTCAATCTTCTCCTACAGATCAATTAAAATCTTTAGCTGAAGTTATTAATAACGGATTTAAAAATGATACTTATACTGGCTTAAAGGTAGAAGCTTTTATTAAATTAGGTGAGGGACAAGAAATATTTCCTTCGCAAGAATTGGTTTTAGATAACGATAAAAATTCTGCAGGAAGAAAAAGTAAATATCTTTATTCTGTTTCTGGTGTAGTAGCTATGCACTCACAGAAAATTGGTAATGCTTTAAGGACAATTGATACATGGTATCCAAATATGTCAGAACCAATTTCAGTTGAGCCTTATGGTTCTGTTACGAACAGAGGGATAGCTTTTAGACAGCCAAAAGAAAATATGGATTTTTATAGTCTTTTTGATAACTGGATTGTAAAAAATATTGAACCAAAATTAGAACAAAAGCATTTTATAATAGCTATGTTAATAAGAGGCGGAGTCTTTGGTGGTAGTGATAAGTAAGAAGGAAAATTTTCATGACTGATTTTTATGTTAACATCGAAATAACTGAAAATTTAGAATTTAGTTCTCAAGTAATTTTAAATACATTATATACAAAATTGCATATAGAACTTGTTAATTTAAAAAGTAACATAGGGGTTAGTTTTCCAAATTACAAAAAAACTTTGGGCAACTGTCTGCGTATCCATGGAAATGAAAAAGATCTTATGCAATTAATGGAGAATAAGTGGTACGGTAATCTACATTCTTACATTAATGTCAGTAAAATTTTAAAAATTCCTGAAAATGTAAGTTATAGAATTGTATCAAGAGTGCAATCAAAAAGTTCTTTAGATCGTTTGTATAGAAGATCGTTGCGCAATGGAAAAAAAACTTTGGAAGAAGTACAAACTCTTTTAAGCAATAATTTAGAAGATAAATTATTGAAATATCCATTTATTGAGTTGAAAAGTTATTCAACTAAACAAAGATTTAAATTATTTATCCAGCATCAAGAAATCAAAAAAGTTCCAACTGAGGGGAAATTTTCTTGTTATGGGTTAAGTCAATTTGGAACTGTTCCTTGGTTCTAATTTTTAGACCCTTTTTTTTCAGCGTGAAAATATGTCTTTAAAATTAAGCTTTAATTGTATTCTGTGAAAATTGGGTTTTGCATGTAAGAAATAGGAGTTGTTATTTGAAAACTGAATAACTTATGTTATAATGCTCAGTTCACTGCCGCACAGGCAGCTTAGAAAAATTGAGGGCTACATATCAAAAACTGA of Pigmentibacter sp. JX0631 contains these proteins:
- the csy3 gene encoding type I-F CRISPR-associated protein Csy3, which gives rise to MSKKEIKTASVLAFERKLSNSDAIMSAGKWQNIENSSLWEPIQIQEKSVRGTISNRLSSKNEEDPLKLNASIQNANLQRVDYACLPFNTDTLKIEFTVRILNNVYVPTTCNNPSYQEVFTEKIQEYIKEYSFKELSLRYAENIANGRFLWRNRLGADNINIRVTQVSIKNENSKVWNFNAYDYNLKNFQSSPTDQLKSLAEVINNGFKNDTYTGLKVEAFIKLGEGQEIFPSQELVLDNDKNSAGRKSKYLYSVSGVVAMHSQKIGNALRTIDTWYPNMSEPISVEPYGSVTNRGIAFRQPKENMDFYSLFDNWIVKNIEPKLEQKHFIIAMLIRGGVFGGSDK
- the csy1 gene encoding type I-F CRISPR-associated protein Csy1; the encoded protein is MENQDFVIKIKEYIDSKLKDKNDPENENVSLKSGIYADWIDKAAKNANSICITSHPAKYSNSEIKTGNIKAELVDVLLKDNNLNNDSTFFVSTHNLENKNLDIYCNAAYLGYAGFLLLKNPKNDQHLINEIVAGNIHFLSAFSENKKQICEWVELLKESIKDKNYASHYLSKQIYFPVANKEYHIVSPLMASSLYHKVLEKITFFRYSENAKLLREKKKNCEYSDETIKDFPNLIEVKYGGTKPQNISYLNSIRNGKVFLLCNKPPVWNKNKSIKIVTINNIWKDFESIVYRKIKNFKFFLHNEKANNFENRDLRANYLSEIVESLVFYLVSLKKDIKKYKLDDSIINSYFDVYFKQNKLKYSEFDNENFIEKIANEFTFLLIKAIKSDSLNFSDDEYQHINKLVKNEMKWLLDAGEL
- the csy2 gene encoding type I-F CRISPR-associated protein Csy2, with the translated sequence MKNIIVLENIKVENANAIFGLTYGFPGISNFLGFTHALSRKLNSKFCLSFGGCAIVSHEYEIKLKYYKKFKEPVFTLTKNPLLQDASTAPFNEEGKMHLTVSLIIECNFSISEIPFDTGSAKNDKQEFENYILHEAVKMKLAGGNILSIENVSFYEIPEAEFERKNLIKKICYSLIPGFFIINRVNYLKEYHENKLTENPKQEILDSWLDFYAIQFQANKILNNNSEEIINWEKKDKPYSGYLVPLAVGYQPITKIFKNCEVKNGRDSNSDFCFVEPVYSIGEWKSPHKIDNLSDVFWSYNFVNNFYSFFYKGM
- the cas6f gene encoding type I-F CRISPR-associated endoribonuclease Cas6/Csy4 translates to MTDFYVNIEITENLEFSSQVILNTLYTKLHIELVNLKSNIGVSFPNYKKTLGNCLRIHGNEKDLMQLMENKWYGNLHSYINVSKILKIPENVSYRIVSRVQSKSSLDRLYRRSLRNGKKTLEEVQTLLSNNLEDKLLKYPFIELKSYSTKQRFKLFIQHQEIKKVPTEGKFSCYGLSQFGTVPWF